From a region of the Triticum aestivum cultivar Chinese Spring chromosome 7D, IWGSC CS RefSeq v2.1, whole genome shotgun sequence genome:
- the LOC123169660 gene encoding uncharacterized protein — translation MAKDLLWELALMAWPLLKEEAAELAKSVLRELAREEAKTRLKAAVKAGAEGLKGLLEAPPSTPTPARPDEVADPRQGELLVDRAAVCIDHAPLLLRRPQLRHLPPFVDDVVLARVAPSLLGRLGPQMEPAVQALLRGKVIAPGVQSALRSGLELPPAVRQMLAGKFQTSGVQSALRSGLELPPAVRQMLAGKFQTSGVQSLDCSTLLAFAARARADGPSSSITAATAGAAAQALPSLQDIVVCAPAIGVIALALYLIWRRPGGGD, via the coding sequence ATGGCCAAAGACTTGCTCTGGGAGTTGGCCCTGATGGCCTGGCCTCTCCTCAAGGAGGAGGCCGCGGAGCTCGCCAAAAGCGTGCTCCGCGAGCTGGCGCGCGAGGAGGCCAAGACGCGGCTCAAGGCCGCCGTCAAGGCTGGGGCGGAGGGCCTCAAGGGGCTTCTCGAGGCGCCTCCATCCACTCCGACTCCGGCGCGGCCGGACGAGGTGGCAGACCCGCGTCAGGGGGAGCTGCTGGTCGATAGAGCGGCTGTCTGCATCGACCACGCCCCGCTGCTGCTGCGTCGTCCACAGCTTCGCCATCTCCCCCCCTTCGTCGACGACGTCGTCCTCGCCAGGGTGGCGCCCAGCCTCCTCGGTCGGCTCGGCCCCCAGATGGAGCCGGCCGTTCAGGCGCTGCTGCGCGGCAAGGTGATCGCCCCAGGGGTGCAGTCGGCTCTGCGCTCCGGCCTGGAGCTGCCACCCGCAGTCAGGCAGATGCTCGCCGGCAAGTTCCAGACGAGCGGCGTGCAGTCGGCTCTGCGCTCCGGCCTGGAGCTGCCACCCGCAGTCAGGCAGATGCTCGCCGGCAAGTTCCAGACGAGCGGCGTGCAGAGCCTCGACTGCTCCACGCTCCTCGCCTTCGCCGCCAGGGCCCGGGCTGACGGCCCTTCTTCTTCCATCACAGCCGCGACAGCGGGTGCGGCTGCCCAGGCGCTCCCCAGCCTACAGGACATCGTCGTGTGCGCGCCCGCGATAGGGGTGATCGCCCTCGCCCTGTACCTGATCTGGaggcggccgggcggcggcgacTGA
- the LOC123167265 gene encoding chaperone protein ClpB1-like, which produces MEQAMLARVLAVTSVGLSWAVVWSLLSQQLKPFSTPAILRTLDAGMLDPVIGRDDDIDRIICILCRRTKNCAALVGPAGVGKTAIVEGLARRIAAGTVPEALVGARVAELDVGAMVAGTHWRGMFEQRLKDAIKKAEDSAGKLILFIDEMHMIIGAGDQRGGTGDAANILKPALARGRIRCIGATTTEEYRKYIQRDAALERRFQRVDVDEPTVQATVAILQGLKQRYQDYHGLIISDDALVAAAHLAGHYITGRQFPDKAIDLMDEACTSIRLHQPKQIRDKKTSTVNAVQELTVGPCHIAQVVSRWTKIPITTLGREEEKFCHLVDRLHERVVGQHEAINLVAQEVLRSRVGFDQSSQPIGSFLFLGPTGVGKTELAKALAEKLFDNEKMLVRFDMSEYADSGSVSRLIGGPQSYEEDGQLTDKVRSQPYSVVLFDEADKAHPSIFKVLIQLLDDGVLTDGKGRSVYFKNTIIIMSSDLGAENLSVGMAAENMKTARDLLMEKVEKRFKPELINKLSETVIFEPLSHDELREIVKIQMKSVVAMAANKGISLFASDAALDVIWSESHDTVYGARPIKRWMKKNVTRVLMDMLVNGEACQGSTVSIDAADDRKGLKYHVLK; this is translated from the exons ATGGAGCAGGCTATGCTGGCTAGGGTATTGGCCGTTACTAGCGTTGGTTTGTCGTGGGCAGTAGTGTGGAGCCTCTTGTCGCAACAGCTCAAGCCCTTCTCCACGCCCGCCATCCTCAGGACCTTGGACGCCGGCATGCTAGATCCGGTCATCGGCCGCGACGACGACATCGACCGCATCATCTGCATCCTCTGCCGCCGCACCAAGAACTGCGCCGCCCTCGTCGGCCCCGCCGGCGTCGGCAAGACGGCCATCGTCGAGGGCCTCGCTCGGCGCATCGCTGCTGGGACGGTCCCCGAAGCCCTCGTTGGGGCCCGCGTGGCCGAGCTCGACGTCGGGGCCATGGTCGCGGGAACCCACTGGCGCGGCATGTTCGAGCAGCGCTTGAAGGATGCCATCAAGAAGGCCGAGGATTCCGCCGGCAAGCTCATCCTCTTCATCGACGAGATGCACATGATTATCGGTGCCGGCGATCAACGTGGCGGCACCGGCGACGCGGCCAACATCCTCAAGCCCGCGTTGGCCCGTGGCCGCATCCGTTGCATAGGCGCCACCACAACCGAAGAGTACCGCAAATACATCCAGAGGGATGCCGCGCTCGAGCGGCGCTTCCAAAGGGTTGACGTCGACGAGCCAACCGTCCAGGCAACCGTTGCCATCCTGCAGGGGCTGAAGCAGCGGTACCAAGACTACCATGGACTAATAATCAGCGACGACGCTCTGGTTGCTGCTGCGCACCTCGCCGGCCATTATATTACAG GTCGTCAGTTTCCTGATAAAGCAATTGATCTGATGGACGAGGCATGCACTTCCATAAGGTTGCATCAACCAAAACAAATTAGAGATAAGAAAACTAGCACTGTAAATGCAGTGCAGGAGCTAACCGTTGGTCCATGTCATATTGCACAG GTTGTGAGCCGATGGACTAAAATTCCGATCACTACACTTGGCCGAGAGGAAGAAAAGTTCTGCCACCTAGTAGACCGATTGCATGAGAGAGTCGTTGGACAGCATGAAGCTATTAATTTAGTTGCGCAAGAAGTGCTACGTTCGAGGGTCGGCTTTGATCAATCTAGCCAACCAATCGGTTCTTTTCTATTTTTGGGGCCGACTGGTGTTGGGAAGACAGAGCTTGCGAAAGCACTTGCCGAGAAGCTGTTTGACAATGAGAAGATGTTGGTCCGCTTTGACATGTCTGAATATGCTGACAGTGGATCTGTATCGCGTCTCATTGGAGGACCTCAAAG CTATGAAGAAGACGGACAGCTTACTGATAAAGTAAGGAGCCAACCATATAGTGTTGTTCTTTTTGACGAGGCAGATAAGGCGCATCCCTCGATATTCAAGGTTCTCATTCAACTCCTCGATGATGGCGTGTTGACTGATGGAAAAGGACGGAGCGTATATTTCAagaacaccatcatcatcatgagctCAGATCTAGGAGCAGAGAACCTGTCAGTTGGAATGGCCGCAGAAAACATGAAAACTGCACGGGATCTTCTTATGGAAAAG GTTGAGAAACGGTTTAAGCCTGAATTAATTAACAAACTGAGTGAGACTGTGATATTTGAGCCGCTCTCACATGACGAACTAAGGGAGATTGTGAAAATCCAGATGAAGAGTGTTGTTGCTATGGCAGCTAACAAGGGCATCTCTCTGTTTGCATCAGATGCTGCCTTGGACGTCATTTGGTCAGAGTCGCACGACACG GTGTATGGCGCAAGGCCTATTAAGAGGTGGATGAAGAAGAATGTGACGAGAGTTCTCATGGACATGCTCGTCAATGGAGAAGCATGCCAAGGATCGACCGTCTCCATCGATGCCGCCGATGATAGGAAGGGGCTGAAATACCACGTACTGAAGTAG